The Acidimicrobiales bacterium genomic sequence CCCGGGCCACCGCGTCGAAGTCCCCGGCGTCGACCAGGTAGACCCGGGTGCGGACCACGTCGGCCAGGGCGGCGCCCGCCTCGACCAGGGCGTCCCGGATGATCGTCAGGCACCGGTGGGCCTGGGCCTCGACGTCGGGGTCGACGGTGCCGTCGGGGTTCTGGGGGGCGGTGCCGGCCACCACCACGTGGTCGCCGACCCGCACCGCCCGCGAGTAGCCGACCACGGCCTCCCACGGGCTCCCGGACGAGATGGTGCGCCGGCCGCGATCCACGGCCCGCAGGCTACGGCGCCACGGGCCCCGTCCCGGTCGGGGATCGGTGGCCGGGCGCGACGGGGGGTGGCCCCGGGAGGCCACCCACCGTCGTCGTCTCGGAATGGGGGAGGTCAGGCCCGGGCGTCGGCCGCGGCCTCGGCCGCGGTCTCGGCGGCCGCCTCGCCGGCGTCCTTGGTGAACACGCCCTTGGAGAAGGCGATGGCCCCGATCACGATCACGGCCGCCAACACGGCGATGGCGATGCCGGCCGGGTCCACCAGCTGGCGCGGGACGGCCTCGCCCAGGGCGTCCTCGTCGTAGAAGCCGATGATGGCCGGCAGGATCAGCAGCGACACCAGGTTCATGACCTTGATGAGCGGGTTCAGGGCCGGCCCGGCGGTGTCCTTGAACGGGTCGCCCACGGTGTCGCCGATGACCGCCGCCTTGTGGGGGTCGGAGCCCTTGCCGCCCTCGGCGCCGTCCTCGATGTACTTCTTGGCGTTGTCCCAGGCCCCGCCGGCGTTGGACAGGAAGTTGGCCATGAGCTGGCCCACCACGATGACCGAGGCCAGGAAGGCGCCCAGGGAGATGGGACCCAGGCCGAAGCCGATGATGACCGGGGTGAGCACGGCGATGAGGGCCGGCGTGGCCAGCTCCCGCAGCGAGGCGGTGGTGCAGATGTCGATGGCGGGGCCGTAGTCGGGCAGCTTCTCGCCCCGCATGATCTTGCCGTCGGCGAACTGGCGGCGGACCTCCTGCACCACCACGCCGGCGGTGCGGGACACGGCCCGGATGGCCAGGGACGAGAAGATGAAGGCGATGGAGCCGCCCACCAGCAGGCCGATGAAGACCTTGGGGTCGGCCACGTTGATCGGGAACGAGGCGTCGAGCTCGGCCGAGCCCCCGATCTGCTCGATGATGGTCTCGCCGTAGGAGGCGAACAGGGCCACCGCGGCGACCACGGCCGAACCGATGGCGAAGCCCTTGGTGACGGCCTTGGTGGTGTTGCCCACCGCGTCGAGGCTGACCATGATCCGCTCGGGCTCACCCTCGAAGTTGCCCGACATCTCGGCGATGCCGGCCGAGTTGTCGGCCACCGGGCCGAAGGTGTCCTCGGCCACGATGATCCCCGTGGTCGAGAGCATGCCGATGCCGGCCAGGGCCACCAGGTAGGTGGAGAACTTGAAGCTGCCGCCGCCCAGGGCGATGGCCCCGCCGATGGCCACGGCCACGGCGATGAGGCCCCACACCGCCGACTCCAGGCCCAGGCTCATGCCCTCCAGCACGGTGGTGGCGGGGCCGGTGCGGCTGGCCTTGGCGATGTCGCGCACCGGCTTCTGGGAGGTGGAGGTGTAGTAGGCGGTGATCTTGGAGGCGGCGAAGCCCAGGGCCACGCCGACCACGATGGCCCCGAACATGCGGGCCCCGGGGTGCGAGATGGACGCCCCCTCGGGGTCGCCCACGTAGCCGAAGGCCAGCACGGCGGCGCCCACGATGGAGATGGCCTGGGCGATGCTGATGCCCCGGTTGATGATCTTGAGGGCG encodes the following:
- a CDS encoding RidA family protein: MDRGRRTISSGSPWEAVVGYSRAVRVGDHVVVAGTAPQNPDGTVDPDVEAQAHRCLTIIRDALVEAGAALADVVRTRVYLVDAGDFDAVARAHRAAFGDVRPANTTVVVAGLLDERWRVEIEADAILRPDRPR
- a CDS encoding sodium-translocating pyrophosphatase, with the protein product MSYLLAEGGYQAFDLGGTDTVVLLLALVVALGALGVAFAMMRGVLAAEDGSKEMTDISDAIHEGAMAYIKRQFRTIAVIVVPLAGVVFLTSTAIEKDTGEAALSFVESGLFRTLAFLVGGTASAAIGFLGMWLATKGNVRTTAAAVRSDFAGAFLVAFRTGGVVGLATAGLGLLGATLIILVFQNTSSAILVGFGFGGSLLALFLRVGGGIFTKAADVGADLVGKVEAGIPEDDPRNPATIADNVGDNVGDCAGMAADLFESFGVTLVASIILGVTAFSGIGLGPDVAARGLVFPVGVMAIGLVASIIGLLLAKARPGEDDALKIINRGISIAQAISIVGAAVLAFGYVGDPEGASISHPGARMFGAIVVGVALGFAASKITAYYTSTSQKPVRDIAKASRTGPATTVLEGMSLGLESAVWGLIAVAVAIGGAIALGGGSFKFSTYLVALAGIGMLSTTGIIVAEDTFGPVADNSAGIAEMSGNFEGEPERIMVSLDAVGNTTKAVTKGFAIGSAVVAAVALFASYGETIIEQIGGSAELDASFPINVADPKVFIGLLVGGSIAFIFSSLAIRAVSRTAGVVVQEVRRQFADGKIMRGEKLPDYGPAIDICTTASLRELATPALIAVLTPVIIGFGLGPISLGAFLASVIVVGQLMANFLSNAGGAWDNAKKYIEDGAEGGKGSDPHKAAVIGDTVGDPFKDTAGPALNPLIKVMNLVSLLILPAIIGFYDEDALGEAVPRQLVDPAGIAIAVLAAVIVIGAIAFSKGVFTKDAGEAAAETAAEAAADARA